The following proteins come from a genomic window of Streptomyces sp. Sge12:
- a CDS encoding GNAT family N-acetyltransferase — translation MVDIREVPESDIDRALELAYLVFHDRPEKEVREKHHALLASCDRIGAYDGAALVGFMAAHDFRLSVPGADLPCPGLTFVCVAPTHRRRGVLTGLMERMLRRTAAAAGPIAALWASEAAIYGRFGYGSATTGATIEIDSSRPLALRIAPDRRPLRLLDPEEALAVIGPFHEAARAGRAGRPTRSAQRWREEWLAEQDEEDEELSPPRIIVLGDPGEPIAGYVLYRTKAEDDAAAVRVPGRVRVDELEADSPAVAAALWECVASLDLTGKVSAWGRPVDDPLLHFAADRDQVRVTAQFPALWVRLVDVRAALTARSWAAPVEVVLEVQDVRLPANAGRFRLKAGPHGATYEHDHPDSGAAADLALDVRELAACYLGGTRVEELVAAGLVREHTPGAAAALDAALRTPVMPHTSDEF, via the coding sequence ATGGTGGACATCCGCGAGGTACCCGAGTCCGACATCGACCGTGCTCTGGAGCTCGCCTACCTGGTCTTCCACGACCGGCCCGAGAAGGAGGTCCGGGAGAAACACCACGCGCTGCTCGCGAGTTGCGACCGGATCGGCGCCTACGACGGCGCCGCCCTGGTCGGTTTCATGGCCGCGCACGACTTCCGGCTCTCGGTGCCGGGGGCGGACCTGCCCTGCCCCGGGCTCACCTTCGTCTGCGTCGCCCCCACCCACCGCCGGCGCGGCGTACTCACCGGGCTGATGGAGCGGATGCTGCGCCGGACGGCCGCCGCGGCCGGTCCGATCGCCGCCCTCTGGGCCTCCGAAGCCGCCATCTACGGTCGCTTCGGCTACGGCAGCGCCACCACCGGCGCCACCATCGAGATCGACTCCAGCCGCCCGCTGGCCCTGCGCATCGCACCGGACCGGCGGCCGCTGCGGCTCCTCGACCCCGAGGAGGCCCTCGCCGTGATCGGCCCCTTCCACGAGGCCGCCCGCGCCGGGCGGGCCGGCCGGCCCACCCGCAGCGCGCAGCGCTGGCGCGAGGAGTGGCTGGCCGAACAGGACGAGGAGGACGAGGAGCTGAGCCCGCCGCGGATCATCGTCCTCGGGGACCCCGGCGAGCCGATCGCCGGATACGTGCTCTACCGCACCAAGGCGGAGGACGACGCCGCGGCCGTCCGCGTGCCGGGCCGGGTCCGGGTCGACGAACTGGAGGCCGACAGCCCGGCGGTGGCCGCCGCGCTGTGGGAGTGCGTGGCCTCCCTCGACCTCACCGGCAAGGTCTCGGCGTGGGGCCGCCCGGTCGACGACCCGCTGCTGCACTTCGCCGCGGACCGGGACCAGGTGCGGGTCACCGCCCAGTTCCCGGCGCTCTGGGTGCGCCTGGTCGACGTACGCGCCGCCCTGACGGCGCGGTCCTGGGCCGCGCCGGTGGAGGTGGTGCTGGAGGTGCAGGACGTACGGCTGCCCGCCAACGCCGGGCGGTTCCGGCTCAAGGCGGGGCCGCACGGGGCGACGTACGAGCACGACCACCCGGACTCCGGAGCCGCCGCCGACCTGGCCCTGGACGTCCGCGAACTGGCCGCGTGCTACCTCGGCGGGACCCGGGTCGAGGAGCTCGTCGCGGCCGGTCTGGTACGGGAGCACACGCCCGGTGCGGCGGCGGCGCTGGACGCGGCCCTGCGTACGCCGGTAATGCCGCACACGAGCGACGAGTTCTGA
- a CDS encoding GNAT family N-acetyltransferase, producing MIEGERVALRALRAQDAEHHLRWRNDPEVVRWATAGDPCFGPVTREALTMFFERMLMLPPRESAVFTVETVADRRVIGMVDYRDLDPWAGTATLGITIGEREFWGRGHGSEALRLLVDHLFGSFPLTRLQLDTWSGNERAVRAFTRLGFREEGRRRAAVLLAGERYDEVLFGMLREEWRP from the coding sequence TTGATCGAGGGAGAGCGCGTCGCGCTGCGCGCACTGCGCGCGCAGGACGCGGAGCACCACCTGCGCTGGCGCAACGACCCCGAGGTGGTCCGTTGGGCGACCGCCGGGGACCCGTGCTTCGGCCCGGTCACCCGGGAGGCGCTGACGATGTTCTTCGAGCGGATGCTGATGCTCCCGCCCCGGGAGTCGGCGGTGTTCACGGTGGAGACCGTGGCGGACCGCCGGGTGATCGGCATGGTCGACTACCGCGACCTGGATCCCTGGGCCGGAACGGCCACGCTCGGGATCACCATCGGCGAGCGGGAGTTCTGGGGCCGGGGGCACGGCTCCGAAGCGTTGCGGCTGCTGGTCGACCACCTCTTCGGCAGCTTCCCCCTCACCCGGCTCCAGCTCGACACCTGGAGCGGGAACGAGCGGGCGGTCCGGGCGTTCACCCGGCTCGGCTTCCGGGAGGAGGGCCGGCGGCGGGCGGCCGTGCTGCTGGCGGGCGAGCGGTACGACGAGGTGCTGTTCGGGATGCTCCGGGAGGAGTGGCGGCCCTGA
- a CDS encoding OsmC family protein, translating to MARLHSYATRVTWTGNLGTGTSHYRAYSRAHEVAAGELPAILGSSDPAFRGDASRWNPEQLLLAALSQCHMLSYLHFCTVNGVVVTSYVDEATGTMATAGDSGHFTEVVVHPRITVGEESMVAAAIDLHKEAHRACFIANSVNFPVRHEPTVTVG from the coding sequence ATGGCCCGACTGCACTCCTACGCCACCCGCGTCACCTGGACCGGAAACCTCGGCACCGGCACCAGCCACTACCGCGCCTACTCCCGGGCGCACGAGGTGGCCGCCGGAGAGCTGCCGGCGATCCTCGGCAGCTCGGACCCGGCGTTCCGCGGCGATGCCTCCCGCTGGAACCCCGAGCAACTGCTGCTCGCCGCGCTGTCCCAGTGCCACATGCTCTCCTACCTGCACTTCTGCACGGTCAACGGCGTGGTGGTCACCTCGTACGTCGACGAGGCGACCGGGACGATGGCCACGGCCGGGGACAGCGGGCACTTCACGGAGGTCGTGGTGCACCCCCGGATCACCGTCGGCGAGGAGTCGATGGTGGCCGCGGCGATCGACCTGCACAAGGAGGCCCACCGGGCCTGCTTCATCGCCAACTCGGTCAACTTCCCCGTCCGGCACGAGCCGACCGTGACGGTGGGCTGA
- a CDS encoding YncE family protein — protein sequence MRPARTPRTLRTLGLLAAAALLTALTPLPAAVGAGPAPGSGPGSGPGGGLREVLFVGNNWEGTADVLASTGDLAKVGRIDVVPDKAERLREIYLNPVKLAFFLGIRESAGEGHDQFVDDMYTTPDGSVVVVSRPSFADVVSIDVTSGRINWRFPVSGFRSDHMAVSPDGTRVAVSASTSNTVHVLDITTGRQVGSFGTGDKPHENTFTRDGRFLWNSSIGEVNTALDAPWLDWTKGDRKITVVDAQTFRTVRVIDMRERLDAFGRRDLSDAVRPVSFSPDESKLYFQVSFFGGFLEYDVPSDRITRLKNLPANPATSPDRTTWVNDSRHHGMSMSPDGSKLCIAGTMDDYATVVDRATLAEGPLVPAAKPYWATIDGDGSSCVISESGADQVTAIDFATGAKRVSVPVGDHPQRIRLGHVPAGWTGPGTR from the coding sequence CTGCGACCCGCGCGCACCCCGCGCACTCTGCGGACCCTGGGCCTGCTGGCCGCGGCCGCCCTCCTCACCGCCTTGACGCCGCTCCCGGCGGCGGTCGGAGCGGGCCCTGCTCCGGGCTCCGGTCCCGGAAGCGGCCCCGGCGGCGGGCTGCGCGAGGTGCTCTTCGTGGGGAACAACTGGGAGGGGACCGCCGACGTGCTCGCCTCCACCGGCGACCTCGCCAAGGTCGGCCGGATCGACGTGGTCCCCGACAAGGCGGAACGGCTGCGCGAGATCTACCTCAACCCCGTGAAGCTCGCCTTCTTCCTCGGCATCCGGGAGAGCGCCGGCGAGGGGCACGACCAGTTCGTCGACGACATGTACACCACCCCCGACGGCTCCGTCGTCGTCGTCTCCCGCCCCAGCTTCGCCGACGTCGTGTCCATCGACGTGACCTCCGGCCGGATCAACTGGCGCTTTCCGGTGTCCGGTTTCCGGTCCGACCACATGGCCGTCTCCCCGGACGGGACCCGCGTCGCCGTGTCGGCCTCCACCTCCAACACCGTGCACGTCCTGGACATCACCACCGGCCGCCAGGTCGGCTCCTTCGGCACCGGCGACAAGCCGCACGAGAACACCTTCACCCGCGACGGCCGCTTTCTGTGGAACAGCTCCATCGGCGAGGTCAACACGGCCCTGGACGCGCCCTGGCTGGACTGGACGAAGGGCGACCGCAAGATCACCGTGGTCGACGCGCAGACCTTCCGCACGGTCCGGGTGATCGACATGCGCGAGCGGCTGGACGCCTTCGGCCGCCGCGACCTGTCCGACGCCGTCCGCCCGGTGTCCTTCAGCCCCGACGAGTCGAAGCTCTACTTCCAGGTGTCCTTCTTCGGCGGCTTCCTGGAGTACGACGTGCCCTCCGACCGGATCACCCGCCTGAAGAACCTCCCGGCGAACCCCGCCACCAGCCCCGACCGGACCACCTGGGTCAACGACTCCCGCCACCACGGCATGTCCATGAGCCCCGACGGGTCGAAGCTCTGCATCGCGGGCACCATGGACGACTACGCGACCGTCGTGGACCGGGCCACCCTCGCCGAAGGCCCGCTCGTGCCCGCCGCCAAGCCGTACTGGGCCACGATCGACGGCGACGGCAGCAGCTGCGTGATCTCCGAGAGCGGCGCCGACCAGGTCACGGCCATCGACTTCGCCACCGGCGCCAAGCGGGTCTCCGTCCCCGTCGGCGACCATCCCCAGCGCATCCGGCTCGGCCACGTCCCGGCCGGCTGGACCGGTCCCGGCACCCGCTAG
- a CDS encoding XdhC family protein, producing the protein MLDIAEELNRWVEQGRDFAVATVVAVGGSAPRQPGAALAVDSEGTAIGSVSGGCVEGAVYELCLQALEDGETVQERFGYSDDDAFAVGLTCGGIIDILVTPVRVGSPAREVFAAGLAAAARGEAAAVARIAQGPAELMGRAVFVRTEGAHQGGFGGHPELDRTVAEEARAMLDAGRTGVLEIGADGRLCGEPLQVLVESSVPPPRMIVFGAIDFASALVRIGKFLGYRVTVCDARPVFATKTRFPEADEIVVDWPHRYLETTDVDGRTVLCVLTHDAKFDVPLLELALKLPVAYVGAMGSRRTHEDRNKRLREVGVTELELARLRSPIGLDLGARSPEETALSIAAEIVANRRGGSGAALTGAHIPIHPDITKTVIDRIGSVA; encoded by the coding sequence ATGCTGGACATCGCCGAAGAGCTGAACCGGTGGGTCGAGCAGGGACGTGACTTCGCCGTCGCCACCGTCGTGGCGGTCGGCGGGAGCGCGCCCCGGCAGCCCGGTGCCGCCCTCGCCGTCGACAGCGAGGGCACGGCCATCGGCTCGGTCTCCGGCGGATGCGTGGAGGGCGCGGTCTACGAGCTGTGCCTCCAGGCGCTGGAGGACGGCGAAACCGTCCAGGAGCGCTTCGGGTACAGCGACGACGATGCCTTCGCCGTGGGCCTGACCTGCGGCGGAATCATCGACATCCTGGTCACCCCGGTCCGCGTGGGCTCACCCGCCCGGGAGGTGTTCGCGGCCGGCCTGGCCGCCGCGGCCCGCGGCGAGGCCGCGGCGGTGGCCCGGATAGCGCAGGGCCCGGCCGAGCTCATGGGCCGCGCCGTGTTCGTCCGTACCGAAGGCGCCCACCAGGGCGGATTCGGCGGACACCCCGAGCTGGACCGCACCGTGGCCGAGGAGGCCCGCGCCATGCTCGACGCCGGCCGGACCGGCGTACTGGAGATCGGCGCCGACGGCCGGCTCTGCGGTGAGCCGCTCCAGGTACTGGTCGAGTCCAGCGTCCCGCCCCCGCGGATGATCGTCTTCGGTGCCATCGACTTCGCCTCCGCCCTCGTGCGGATCGGCAAGTTCCTCGGCTACCGCGTGACGGTGTGCGACGCCCGGCCCGTCTTCGCGACGAAGACCCGCTTCCCCGAGGCGGACGAGATCGTCGTCGACTGGCCCCACCGCTACCTGGAGACCACCGACGTGGACGGCCGGACCGTCCTGTGCGTGCTCACCCACGACGCCAAGTTCGACGTCCCGCTCCTCGAACTGGCGCTCAAGCTGCCCGTCGCCTACGTCGGCGCCATGGGCTCGCGCCGCACCCACGAGGACCGCAACAAGCGGCTGCGCGAGGTCGGCGTGACCGAGCTCGAACTGGCCCGGCTGCGCTCCCCGATCGGCCTGGACCTCGGCGCCCGCTCCCCGGAGGAGACCGCGCTGTCCATCGCCGCCGAGATCGTCGCGAACCGCCGCGGCGGCAGCGGCGCGGCCCTGACCGGCGCGCACATCCCGATCCACCCGGACATCACGAAGACGGTGATCGACCGGATCGGATCCGTGGCTTGA
- a CDS encoding NCS2 family permease: MTQSSVEPKTAAEEAGDGSQPPAGRSWLDRYFHITHRGSNIGNEVRGGITTFMAMAYILLLNPLLLSGKDVAGTSMAASAIITATAFAAAVTTLLMGFVGKVPLALAAGLSVSGVLASQVAPQMTWPQAMGMCVVYGVVICLLVVTGLREMIMNAIPLALKHAITMGIGLFVALIGFVKAGFVGRGPEFGPPVQLGAVGELSGWPVMLFCITLIAIFMLQARKVPGAILIGIVGGTVLAAILNAIVDIDPKAWKSGPPELSGSAISKPDFSLFGDVSFGGWGDVGYMTVGMIVFTLVLAGFFDAMATIIGVGTEAKLADDKGRMPGLSKALFIDGAGGAIGGISGGSGQTVFVESATGVGEGARTGLASVVTGLFFAACLFFTPITQIVPGEVASAALVVIGAMMMQNARHVDWSDSATSIPVFLTVVIMPYTYSITAGVAAGVISYVAIKIAQGKAREIGGFMWALTGIFLVFFALNPIEHWLGVG, translated from the coding sequence ATGACCCAATCGTCAGTAGAGCCCAAGACCGCAGCGGAAGAGGCCGGCGACGGCTCTCAGCCACCCGCCGGCAGGTCCTGGCTCGACCGGTACTTTCACATAACGCACAGAGGCTCCAACATCGGCAATGAGGTTCGTGGCGGTATCACGACCTTCATGGCGATGGCGTACATCCTTCTGCTCAACCCCCTGCTCCTCTCGGGCAAGGACGTCGCCGGTACGTCGATGGCCGCCTCGGCGATCATCACCGCCACCGCGTTCGCCGCGGCCGTCACCACGCTTCTCATGGGCTTCGTCGGCAAGGTGCCGCTCGCCCTTGCCGCCGGCCTCTCCGTCTCCGGCGTGCTGGCCTCGCAGGTGGCCCCCCAGATGACCTGGCCGCAGGCCATGGGCATGTGTGTGGTCTACGGCGTCGTGATCTGTCTCCTGGTCGTCACCGGCCTCCGCGAGATGATCATGAACGCGATCCCTCTCGCGCTCAAGCACGCGATCACCATGGGCATCGGCCTCTTCGTCGCCCTGATCGGCTTCGTCAAGGCCGGTTTCGTGGGCAGGGGTCCGGAGTTCGGTCCCCCCGTCCAGCTCGGTGCGGTCGGTGAGCTGTCCGGCTGGCCCGTCATGCTCTTCTGCATCACCCTGATCGCCATCTTCATGCTCCAGGCCCGCAAGGTGCCCGGCGCCATCCTGATCGGCATCGTCGGCGGCACCGTCCTGGCCGCGATCCTCAACGCCATCGTCGACATCGACCCGAAGGCCTGGAAGAGCGGCCCGCCGGAGCTCAGCGGCTCCGCGATCTCGAAGCCGGACTTCTCGCTCTTCGGCGACGTCTCCTTCGGCGGCTGGGGCGACGTCGGCTACATGACGGTCGGCATGATCGTCTTCACCCTGGTGCTCGCCGGCTTCTTCGACGCCATGGCCACCATCATCGGTGTCGGCACCGAGGCCAAGCTGGCCGACGACAAGGGCCGCATGCCGGGCCTGTCCAAGGCGCTCTTCATCGACGGCGCCGGTGGTGCCATCGGTGGCATCTCGGGCGGCTCCGGTCAGACCGTCTTCGTCGAGTCCGCGACCGGCGTCGGCGAGGGTGCCCGCACGGGTCTCGCCTCCGTCGTCACCGGCCTGTTCTTCGCCGCCTGCCTCTTCTTCACCCCGATCACGCAGATCGTCCCGGGTGAGGTCGCCTCCGCGGCGCTGGTCGTCATCGGCGCGATGATGATGCAGAACGCCCGCCACGTGGACTGGTCCGACAGTGCGACCTCGATCCCGGTCTTCCTGACCGTCGTGATCATGCCGTACACGTACTCGATCACGGCCGGCGTCGCCGCCGGTGTCATCTCGTACGTGGCCATCAAGATCGCTCAGGGCAAGGCCCGGGAGATCGGCGGCTTCATGTGGGCGCTGACCGGGATCTTCCTGGTGTTCTTCGCCCTGAACCCGATCGAGCACTGGCTCGGGGTCGGCTGA
- the pucD gene encoding xanthine dehydrogenase subunit D, translated as MAQNTRTVPAGTPTNVTQKHNKGGIGESILRPDGTLKVTGEFAYSSDMWHEDMLWGQTLRSTVAHAEIVSIDISEALAMPGVYSVLTYDDLPAEMKNYGLEIQDTPVLANGRVRHHGEPVALVAADHPETARRAAAKIKIDYRELPLVTDEASALAPDAPLIHEGRDDHHIGHVPHPNIVHRQPIIRGNVEEARKRADVIVEGEYTFGMQDQAFLGPESGLAVPSEDGGVELYVATQWLHSDLQQIAPVLGLPPEKVRMTLSGVGGAFGGREDISMQIHACLLALATNKPVKIVYNRFESFFGHVHRHPAKLYYEHGATKDGKLTHMKCKIVLDGGAYASASPAVVGNASSLSVGPYVLEDVDIEAIALYTNNPPCGAMRGFGAVQACFAYEAQMDKLAAKLGMDPVEFRQLNAMEMGTVMPTGQVVDAPAPVAELLRRVKARPMPPERQWESAGENADVRALPGGLSNTTHGEGVVRGVGYAVGIKNVGFSEGFDDYSTARVRLEVINGEPVAMVHTAMAEVGQGGITVHTQIARTELGVTQVTIHPADTQVGSAGSTSASRQTYMTGGAVKNTCEAVREALLEIGRRKNGSYHPAWATAELLLEGGKVVTDGGEVLADIADILEDEAIDLELEFRHAPTEAFDLRTGQGNGHVQYTFAAHRAVVEVDTELGLVKVVELATAQDVGKALNMLSVVGQIQGGTTQGLGVAIMEEIIVDPKTAKVRNPSFTDYLIPTILDTPTIPVDVLELADPKAPYGLRGMGEAPTLSSTPAVIAAIRQATGLEINKTPIRPEALTGTL; from the coding sequence ATGGCTCAGAACACCCGCACCGTGCCCGCCGGTACGCCGACGAACGTCACCCAGAAGCACAACAAGGGCGGCATCGGCGAGTCCATCCTCCGTCCGGACGGCACCCTCAAGGTCACCGGCGAGTTCGCGTACTCCTCGGACATGTGGCACGAGGACATGCTGTGGGGCCAGACGCTGCGCAGCACCGTCGCCCACGCCGAGATCGTCTCCATCGACATCTCCGAGGCGCTCGCCATGCCCGGCGTGTACTCGGTGCTGACGTACGACGACCTGCCGGCCGAGATGAAGAACTACGGCCTGGAGATCCAGGACACCCCGGTCCTCGCCAACGGCCGGGTACGGCACCACGGTGAGCCGGTCGCCCTCGTGGCCGCCGACCACCCGGAGACCGCCCGCCGCGCGGCGGCCAAGATCAAGATCGACTACCGCGAGCTGCCGCTCGTCACCGACGAGGCCTCCGCCCTCGCCCCCGACGCGCCGCTGATCCACGAGGGCCGCGACGACCACCACATCGGTCACGTCCCGCACCCGAACATCGTGCACCGCCAGCCGATCATCCGCGGCAACGTGGAGGAGGCCCGCAAGCGCGCCGACGTCATCGTCGAGGGCGAGTACACCTTCGGCATGCAGGACCAGGCCTTCCTCGGCCCGGAGTCCGGCCTGGCCGTACCGTCCGAGGACGGCGGTGTCGAGCTGTACGTCGCCACCCAGTGGCTGCACTCGGACCTCCAGCAGATCGCCCCGGTCCTGGGCCTGCCCCCGGAGAAGGTCCGTATGACGCTCTCGGGCGTCGGCGGTGCCTTCGGCGGCCGCGAGGACATCTCGATGCAGATCCACGCCTGCCTCCTGGCCCTGGCCACGAACAAGCCGGTCAAGATCGTCTACAACCGGTTCGAGTCCTTCTTCGGCCACGTGCACCGCCACCCGGCGAAGCTCTACTACGAGCACGGCGCCACCAAGGACGGCAAGCTCACGCACATGAAGTGCAAGATCGTCCTGGACGGTGGCGCGTACGCGTCCGCCTCCCCGGCGGTCGTGGGCAACGCCTCCTCCCTCTCGGTGGGTCCCTACGTCCTGGAGGACGTGGACATCGAGGCGATCGCGCTCTACACGAACAACCCGCCCTGTGGCGCGATGCGCGGCTTCGGCGCCGTCCAGGCCTGCTTCGCCTACGAGGCCCAGATGGACAAGCTCGCGGCGAAGCTGGGCATGGACCCGGTCGAGTTCCGCCAGCTGAACGCCATGGAGATGGGCACGGTCATGCCGACCGGCCAGGTCGTGGACGCCCCGGCGCCCGTCGCCGAGCTGCTGCGCCGCGTCAAGGCCCGCCCGATGCCTCCGGAGCGCCAGTGGGAGAGCGCCGGCGAGAACGCGGACGTCCGCGCGCTGCCCGGCGGTCTGTCGAACACCACCCACGGCGAGGGCGTCGTCCGCGGCGTCGGCTACGCGGTCGGCATCAAGAACGTCGGCTTCTCGGAGGGCTTCGACGACTACTCGACCGCCCGCGTGCGGCTCGAGGTCATCAACGGCGAGCCCGTCGCGATGGTCCACACGGCCATGGCGGAGGTCGGCCAGGGCGGTATCACCGTCCACACGCAGATCGCCCGTACCGAGCTGGGTGTCACGCAGGTGACCATCCACCCGGCCGACACGCAGGTCGGCTCCGCCGGTTCCACGTCCGCCTCCCGGCAGACGTACATGACCGGTGGTGCCGTGAAGAACACCTGTGAGGCGGTCCGCGAGGCCCTCCTGGAGATCGGCCGCCGCAAGAACGGCTCGTACCACCCCGCGTGGGCGACGGCCGAGCTGCTGCTCGAAGGCGGCAAGGTCGTCACCGACGGCGGCGAGGTCCTCGCGGACATCGCCGACATCCTGGAGGACGAGGCCATCGACCTCGAGCTCGAGTTCCGTCACGCGCCCACCGAGGCCTTCGACCTGCGGACCGGCCAGGGCAACGGCCACGTCCAGTACACCTTCGCCGCGCACCGCGCGGTCGTCGAGGTGGACACCGAGCTCGGCCTGGTCAAGGTCGTCGAGCTGGCGACCGCGCAGGACGTCGGCAAGGCCCTCAACATGCTTTCCGTGGTCGGCCAGATCCAGGGTGGTACCACCCAGGGTCTCGGCGTCGCGATCATGGAGGAGATCATCGTGGACCCGAAGACCGCGAAGGTGCGCAACCCCTCCTTCACGGACTACCTGATCCCGACCATCCTCGACACCCCGACCATTCCGGTCGACGTCCTGGAGCTCGCCGACCCGAAGGCCCCCTACGGCCTGCGCGGTATGGGCGAGGCCCCGACCCTCTCGTCCACCCCGGCCGTCATCGCGGCGATCCGGCAGGCGACGGGTCTGGAGATCAACAAGACGCCGATCCGTCCGGAAGCCCTCACCGGGACCCTCTAG
- a CDS encoding (2Fe-2S)-binding protein — translation MRVNFTVNGRQQEADDVWEGESLLYVLRERLGLPGSKNACEQGECGSCTVRLDGVPVCSCLVAAGQVEGRDVVTVEGLAEFSKQREEHGHGGACGTGGGCGSKGVSLDAAKQWQAKPGDSQTGEGVELSNIQQAFIDAGAVQCGFCTPGLLIQADALLEENSSPSDQDIREALSGNLCRCTGYEKILDAVRLAAARQSEAV, via the coding sequence ATGCGCGTCAATTTCACTGTCAACGGCCGTCAGCAGGAAGCCGACGACGTGTGGGAGGGCGAGTCCCTCCTCTACGTCCTGCGCGAGCGCCTGGGCCTGCCGGGTTCCAAGAACGCCTGTGAGCAGGGCGAGTGCGGTTCCTGCACCGTCCGCCTCGACGGCGTGCCGGTCTGCTCCTGTCTGGTGGCCGCCGGCCAGGTCGAGGGTCGCGACGTCGTGACCGTCGAGGGTCTGGCGGAGTTCTCCAAGCAGCGCGAGGAGCACGGCCACGGCGGTGCCTGCGGCACCGGCGGCGGCTGCGGCAGCAAGGGCGTGTCCCTGGACGCGGCCAAGCAGTGGCAGGCCAAGCCGGGCGACTCGCAGACCGGTGAGGGCGTGGAGCTCTCCAACATCCAGCAGGCGTTCATCGACGCCGGCGCCGTGCAGTGCGGTTTCTGCACCCCGGGTCTGCTCATCCAGGCGGACGCCCTGCTGGAGGAGAACTCCTCCCCGTCCGACCAGGACATCCGTGAGGCCCTGTCCGGCAACCTCTGCCGCTGCACGGGCTACGAGAAGATCCTCGACGCGGTCCGCCTCGCGGCCGCCCGTCAGTCAGAGGCGGTCTGA
- a CDS encoding FAD binding domain-containing protein yields MDFLRPASWEEALAAKAEYPSAVPIAGGTDVMVEINFDHRRPEYLLDLNRIGLLREWEVGEDVVRLGASVPYTQIMENLRTELPGLALASHTVASPQIRNRGGVGGNLGCASPAGDSHPALLAAGAEVEVESVRGSRLIPIDEFYTGVKRNALAADELIKTVHVKKADGPQQYSKVGSRNAMVIAVCAFGLALHPETRTVRTGIGSAAPTPIRAKAAEEFLNAALEEGGFWESGKVITPSIAKQFGDLASGAANPIDDVRGTAKYRRHAVGIMARRQLVWTWEQYRGTGNGRSLEGAA; encoded by the coding sequence ATGGACTTCCTTCGCCCCGCCAGCTGGGAGGAGGCACTCGCCGCTAAGGCCGAGTACCCCTCAGCTGTGCCGATTGCGGGTGGCACCGACGTGATGGTCGAGATCAACTTCGACCACCGTCGGCCGGAGTACCTCCTGGACCTGAACCGCATCGGTCTGCTGCGGGAGTGGGAGGTCGGCGAGGACGTGGTTCGTCTGGGCGCCTCCGTCCCGTACACGCAGATCATGGAGAACCTCCGTACGGAGCTTCCGGGTCTCGCGCTCGCCTCGCACACGGTCGCGTCCCCGCAGATCCGCAACCGCGGCGGCGTCGGCGGCAACCTCGGTTGCGCCTCGCCGGCCGGCGACTCCCACCCCGCGCTGCTCGCGGCGGGCGCCGAGGTCGAGGTGGAGTCCGTACGCGGCTCGCGCCTCATCCCGATCGACGAGTTCTACACCGGCGTCAAGCGCAACGCGCTCGCCGCCGACGAGCTCATCAAGACCGTGCACGTGAAGAAGGCGGACGGTCCGCAGCAGTACTCCAAGGTCGGCTCCCGCAACGCGATGGTCATCGCGGTGTGCGCGTTCGGTCTGGCGCTGCACCCCGAGACCCGGACGGTCCGCACCGGCATCGGTTCGGCCGCGCCGACCCCGATCCGTGCGAAGGCCGCCGAGGAGTTCCTGAACGCCGCTCTCGAAGAGGGCGGCTTCTGGGAGTCCGGCAAGGTCATCACCCCGTCGATCGCCAAGCAGTTCGGTGACCTCGCCTCCGGCGCGGCCAACCCGATCGACGACGTCCGCGGCACGGCGAAGTACCGCCGTCACGCGGTCGGCATCATGGCTCGCCGCCAGCTCGTCTGGACCTGGGAGCAGTACCGCGGAACCGGCAACGGCCGCTCGCTTGAAGGGGCTGCGTAA